From Aedes albopictus strain Foshan chromosome 1, AalbF5, whole genome shotgun sequence, one genomic window encodes:
- the LOC109416125 gene encoding nuclear pore complex protein Nup50, protein MAKRGAQSDLNHDNWNAEEEPEEAGKFAQASEDELKKRVIKTARRRVTGADSAGAGSSATSSVFSGFKGFGAVTSTPAAPKSTTDGASPFSFLSNISKPTNGTAAAAATATGGSISSATTSALGASIFAATDPSKKPFSGFGSPPKVATTTTAPVVSAAEKKEDAGKADDYVDSIKALNQSVATWISDKVKENPLCKLTPIFKDYEKYLSEIEANKGKGESKESPAPAAAKSTGFSFGSVSPAAAPAAAPAKTFSFGIGASTAPATGTGFTFANVKPPAPEQKSDDKEEAEADEDEPPKVEFTPVEEKDSLYSKRCKLFVKADGSFSDRGVGTVHIKKVDSKVQVLVRADTNLGNILLNIILNESVPLQRMGKNNVMMICLPTPDSKPPPTSVLLRVKTAEEADELFETLKKHKPT, encoded by the coding sequence ATGGCAAAACGCGGTGCCCAGTCGGATCTGAACCACGACAACTGGAACGCCGAGGAGGAACCGGAGGAGGCCGGCAAGTTCGCCCAGGCCTCGGAGGATGAACTGAAGAAGCGCGTCATTAAAACGGCTCGCCGTCGCGTGACGGGAGCGGATTCGGCCGGTGCAGGCAGCAGCGCCACCAGTTCGGTGTTCAGCGGATTCAAGGGATTCGGCGCGGTGACATCTACTCCGGCCGCACCGAAGTCCACCACGGACGGTGCCAGtccgttttcgtttttgagtaaCATTAGCAAGCCGACGAATGGAACGGCGGCGGCGGCCGCGACGGCGACTGGGGGTTCGATTTCCAGTGCAACCACTTCGGCGCTAGGCGCCAGCATCTTCGCCGCGACCGATCCCAGCAAGAAACCGTTTTCCGGGTTTGGAAGTCCGCCGAaggtggcgacgacgacgactgcgCCGGTTGTGTCAGCGGCCGAGAAGAAGGAAGATGCTGGTAAAGCAGATGATTATGTGGACAGCATCAAAGCTTTGAATCAGTCTGTGGCCACCTGGATTTCGGATAAGGTGAAAGAGAATCCGCTCTGCAAGTTGACTCCAATTTTCAAAGATTACGAGAAGTACTTGAGCGAAATCGAGGCAAATAAAGGCAAGGGTGAGAGTAAGGAATCGCCAGCTCCGGCAGCTGCTAAGTCCACCGGATTTTCGTTCGGAAGCGTGTCTCCGGCTGCGGCTCCAGCAGCAGCGCCAGCCAAGACCTTCAGCTTCGGAATAGGTGCTTCCACCGCTCCCGCAACGGGAACAGGATTCACATTCGCCAATGTGAAACCACCGGCACCGGAACAAAAGTCGGACGACAAAGAGGAGGCCGAAGCCGACGAGGACGAACCTCCAAAGGTCGAATTCACTCCAGTCGAGGAGAAGGACAGTCTCTACTCCAAGCGGTGCAAACTGTTCGTCAAGGCGGACGGCAGTTTCAGTGACCGCGGCGTCGGCACCGTTCACATCAAGAAGGTTGACTCTAAGGTACAGGTGCTGGTCCGTGCGGACACCAATCTGGGCAACATTCTGCTCAACATCATCCTGAACGAATCGGTTCCGCTGCAACGGATGGGCAagaacaatgtgatgatgatttgCTTGCCAACGCCCGATTCGAAGCCACCGCCGACGTCGGTGCTGCTGCGGGTCAAGACGGCCGAGGAGGCGGACGAGCTGTTCGAGACGCTCAAGAAGCACAAACCTACTTAG